One genomic window of Haemophilus haemolyticus includes the following:
- a CDS encoding class II glutamine amidotransferase codes for MCQLLGMNCNTPTDIVFSFEGFRRRAGLTDCHSDGFGIAFFEGRGVRIFRDNQAASLSPIADCVKQYKIKSLNVIAHIRKATQGEVNIENTHPFIREIWGQNWVFAHNGNLKNLPDMTEHFLQPIGSTDSEAAFCYMAEYLKNTFRKKPSEMEIFEAIQKVTKELAQHGTFNFILSNGEWMIAHCSTNLHYVMRQAPFGKAHRIDDDGVIDFSDYAKEGDKVNIITTFPLTKDENWTKMENGGFVFFKNGDKIAEVVGTPKEAIDDGTLGNRAA; via the coding sequence ATGTGTCAATTACTCGGAATGAATTGTAATACGCCGACGGATATTGTCTTTTCTTTTGAAGGTTTTCGTCGTCGTGCTGGTTTAACTGATTGTCATTCAGATGGCTTTGGAATTGCTTTTTTTGAAGGGCGTGGAGTGCGTATTTTTCGCGACAATCAAGCTGCTAGCCTTTCCCCCATCGCTGATTGTGTGAAGCAATATAAAATCAAATCTTTGAATGTTATTGCACATATTCGTAAGGCGACTCAGGGCGAAGTTAATATTGAAAATACTCATCCATTTATTCGTGAAATTTGGGGGCAGAACTGGGTTTTTGCGCATAATGGTAATTTGAAAAACCTACCAGATATGACAGAACATTTTTTGCAGCCAATAGGTTCTACAGATTCTGAAGCTGCCTTTTGTTATATGGCGGAATATCTCAAAAATACTTTTCGTAAAAAACCGAGTGAAATGGAAATTTTTGAGGCTATTCAAAAAGTAACAAAAGAGCTTGCTCAACACGGCACATTCAATTTTATTCTCTCTAATGGCGAATGGATGATCGCCCATTGTTCAACAAATTTACATTATGTCATGCGACAAGCGCCTTTTGGTAAAGCGCACAGAATTGATGATGATGGTGTCATTGATTTTAGTGATTATGCAAAGGAAGGTGATAAAGTGAATATCATAACAACCTTTCCGTTAACTAAAGATGAAAATTGGACAAAAATGGAAAATGGTGGATTTGTATTTTTTAAGAACGGGGACAAAATTGCTGAAGTGGTAGGTACCCCGAAAGAAGCGATTGATGATGGTACCTTAGGTAATAGAGCAGCTTAA
- the rsmE gene encoding 16S rRNA (uracil(1498)-N(3))-methyltransferase — protein sequence MRIPRIYHPESLENQTQCQLSEDAANHVGRVLRMTEGEQIELFDGSNHIYPAKIIESNKKAVKVDILGRELADKESNLKIHLGQVISRGERMEFTIQKSVELGVNVITPLWSERCGVKLDGERMDKKIQQWQKIAIAACEQCGRNIVPEIRPLMKLQDWCAENDGALKLNLHPRAQYSIKTLPNIPVEGVRLLIGSEGGLSAQEIAQTEQQGFTEILLGKRILRTETASLAAISALQICFGDLGE from the coding sequence ATGCGCATACCAAGAATTTATCATCCTGAATCCCTTGAAAATCAAACTCAATGTCAGCTTTCCGAAGACGCGGCAAACCATGTAGGGCGCGTGTTAAGAATGACAGAAGGCGAACAAATCGAGCTCTTTGATGGCTCTAATCATATTTATCCAGCCAAAATTATTGAGTCGAATAAAAAAGCGGTAAAGGTAGATATTTTGGGGCGTGAGCTTGCGGACAAAGAATCCAACTTAAAAATTCATTTGGGACAAGTGATTTCTCGTGGAGAACGAATGGAATTTACCATTCAAAAATCGGTGGAATTGGGGGTGAATGTGATTACGCCATTATGGTCAGAACGCTGTGGCGTAAAGCTTGATGGCGAACGCATGGATAAAAAAATCCAACAATGGCAAAAAATTGCGATTGCTGCTTGTGAACAGTGCGGTCGTAATATTGTGCCAGAGATTCGTCCACTGATGAAATTGCAAGATTGGTGTGCAGAAAATGACGGAGCGCTAAAATTGAATTTGCATCCACGCGCGCAATATTCGATTAAAACGTTACCGAATATTCCCGTTGAAGGCGTTCGCTTATTAATTGGCTCAGAAGGTGGATTATCTGCACAAGAAATTGCACAAACTGAACAGCAAGGATTTACTGAAATTTTATTAGGAAAGCGTATTTTGCGTACTGAAACTGCATCGCTTGCGGCGATTAGTGCACTACAAATTTGTTTTGGAGATTTAGGTGAATGA
- a CDS encoding YqgE/AlgH family protein — translation MMELQGKFLIAMPHLDDYFNRTVVFMCEHNEQGSMGLVINQPTDLSIAELYSKLNFMMKNDRTFSNEMVVAGGPMHSERGFILHKNTPNEFQHTYKITDELSMTTSADVIETLGSELAPEKYLIALGCSSWEAGQLEKEITDNAWLVATANDQILFDMPYDERYVAANQLLGIHPHNFVFAQVGHS, via the coding sequence ATGATGGAGTTACAAGGGAAATTTTTGATCGCGATGCCACACTTAGACGATTATTTTAATCGTACTGTGGTGTTTATGTGCGAGCATAATGAGCAAGGCTCGATGGGATTGGTGATTAATCAGCCCACAGATTTAAGCATTGCGGAACTTTATTCTAAACTCAATTTTATGATGAAAAATGACCGCACTTTTAGCAATGAAATGGTGGTGGCCGGTGGCCCTATGCATAGTGAAAGAGGTTTTATTCTACATAAGAATACACCTAATGAATTCCAGCATACTTATAAAATCACGGATGAACTTTCAATGACAACCTCTGCTGATGTGATAGAGACGCTAGGTTCTGAACTTGCACCAGAAAAATATCTTATCGCTCTAGGATGCTCTAGCTGGGAAGCGGGGCAATTAGAAAAAGAAATCACTGATAATGCTTGGTTAGTCGCGACTGCGAACGATCAGATTTTATTTGATATGCCTTATGATGAGCGCTATGTTGCGGCGAATCAATTACTTGGTATTCACCCACATAATTTTGTGTTTGCACAAGTGGGGCATAGCTAA
- the ruvX gene encoding Holliday junction resolvase RuvX — protein sequence MGIIALAFDFGTKSIGCAVGQSITGTAQALPAFKAQDGIPNWDAIEKCLKEWKPDVVVVGLPLNMDGTEQDLTLRARKFANRLQGRFGVNVQLQDERLTTTEARSEIFDRGGFRALKKGKVDGISACLILESWFEVEEYYE from the coding sequence ATGGGGATTATTGCACTTGCTTTTGATTTTGGTACCAAAAGTATTGGCTGTGCTGTAGGACAAAGTATTACCGGCACTGCACAAGCCTTACCTGCGTTTAAGGCGCAAGATGGTATTCCAAACTGGGATGCGATTGAAAAATGCTTGAAAGAATGGAAACCAGATGTTGTCGTTGTTGGTTTGCCTTTAAATATGGACGGAACAGAACAAGATCTGACTTTGCGTGCTCGTAAATTTGCAAATCGTTTACAAGGGCGTTTTGGCGTTAATGTTCAGTTGCAAGATGAACGTCTAACAACAACAGAGGCACGCAGTGAAATTTTTGATAGAGGCGGTTTTCGTGCCTTAAAAAAAGGTAAAGTAGATGGGATCTCTGCTTGTTTGATTCTAGAAAGTTGGTTTGAGGTTGAAGAATATTACGAATAA
- the yegQ gene encoding tRNA 5-hydroxyuridine modification protein YegQ, translating into MTTQFKPELLSPAGSLKNMRYAFAYGADAVYAGQPRYSLRVRNNEFNHANLKIGIDEAHALGKKFYVVVNIAPHNSKLKTFIKDLQPVIDMGPDALIMSDPGLIMLVRENFPDIDIHLSVQANAVNWATVKFWKQMGLTRVILSRELSIDEIAEIRQHVPDIELEIFIHGALCMAYSGRCLLSGYINKRDPNQGTCTNACRWEYKMEEGTTDEVGNIVPKIAPAQQIEVKNVAPTLGKGAVTDKVFLYTESQKPDEQMTAFEDEHGTYFMNSKDLRAVQHVEKLTALGVHSLKIEGRTKSFYYCARTAQVYRKAIDDAAAGKPFDESLMDTLESLAHRGYTEGFLRRHTHDEYQNYEYGYSISDRQQFVGEFTGKRNEQGMAEVAVKNKFLLGDDVEMMTPQGNINFKIEKMINRKNEAVDAALGDGHFVFLDVPQDINLDYALLMRNLVNSNTRNPHN; encoded by the coding sequence ATGACAACCCAATTCAAACCAGAATTACTTTCCCCTGCTGGCTCCCTCAAAAATATGCGCTATGCTTTTGCCTATGGGGCAGATGCTGTTTATGCAGGCCAACCACGTTATAGCTTACGTGTACGCAACAATGAATTTAATCACGCCAATTTAAAAATCGGGATCGATGAGGCCCATGCGCTTGGCAAAAAATTCTATGTGGTCGTGAACATTGCACCCCATAACTCTAAACTCAAAACCTTTATCAAAGATTTACAGCCTGTGATCGACATGGGCCCTGATGCCTTAATTATGTCTGACCCAGGCTTAATCATGTTGGTGCGTGAAAACTTCCCAGATATTGATATTCACCTTTCAGTACAAGCGAATGCGGTAAACTGGGCAACGGTAAAATTCTGGAAACAAATGGGATTAACTCGTGTTATTTTATCTCGCGAACTTTCAATAGATGAAATTGCTGAAATTCGCCAACACGTGCCAGATATCGAACTCGAAATTTTCATACACGGTGCATTATGTATGGCGTATTCTGGCCGCTGCTTACTTTCTGGCTATATCAACAAACGCGACCCAAACCAAGGCACTTGCACGAATGCTTGTCGTTGGGAATATAAGATGGAAGAAGGCACCACGGATGAAGTAGGCAACATCGTGCCTAAAATCGCTCCCGCTCAACAAATTGAAGTAAAAAATGTAGCGCCGACTTTGGGCAAAGGTGCGGTAACAGATAAAGTCTTCCTTTATACCGAATCACAAAAGCCAGATGAACAAATGACCGCTTTTGAAGATGAGCACGGCACTTACTTTATGAACTCAAAAGATCTGCGTGCCGTACAACACGTAGAAAAATTGACCGCACTTGGGGTGCATTCTTTAAAAATCGAAGGCCGTACTAAATCCTTCTATTACTGCGCAAGAACCGCTCAAGTTTACCGCAAAGCCATTGATGATGCAGCTGCTGGCAAACCATTTGATGAAAGCTTAATGGATACGTTGGAGTCCCTTGCACATCGTGGTTATACCGAAGGTTTCTTACGTCGTCATACGCACGATGAATACCAAAACTACGAATACGGTTATTCTATTTCTGATCGTCAACAGTTTGTCGGTGAATTTACTGGTAAACGTAATGAACAAGGTATGGCTGAAGTGGCGGTGAAGAACAAATTCCTACTTGGTGATGATGTAGAAATGATGACCCCTCAGGGTAATATCAATTTCAAAATTGAAAAAATGATAAATCGTAAAAATGAAGCGGTTGATGCAGCACTAGGTGATGGGCATTTTGTGTTCTTAGACGTACCACAAGATATCAACTTAGACTATGCATTATTAATGCGTAATTTAGTCAATAGCAATACAAGAAATCCACATAATTAA
- the thiE gene encoding thiamine phosphate synthase: MKNIQEILPLYFVAGTQDCRHLGDNPADNLLSVLKQALEGGITCFQFRDKGKFSLENSPDEQRSLAISCRDLCHQYDVPFIVDDNVDLALEIEADGIHVGQSDTPVKTIRAKTNKPLIIGWSINRLDEAKIGEEIAEIDYFGVGPIFSTQSKENPSPTLGMAFIQTLRNKGITKPLVAIGGIKLEHVKTLREYGADGIAVITAITQANDIKAVTQALKEESNIVNS, translated from the coding sequence ATGAAAAATATTCAAGAAATTTTACCGCTCTATTTTGTAGCAGGCACACAAGATTGCCGACATTTAGGTGATAATCCAGCAGATAACTTGCTTTCTGTTCTTAAACAAGCTTTAGAAGGTGGCATTACCTGTTTTCAATTCCGAGATAAAGGCAAATTCTCACTCGAAAATTCACCAGATGAACAACGATCCTTAGCAATTAGCTGTCGAGATTTATGCCACCAATATGATGTGCCATTTATTGTTGATGACAACGTTGATTTAGCATTGGAAATTGAAGCGGATGGAATTCATGTTGGACAAAGCGATACGCCTGTAAAAACGATTCGAGCAAAAACCAATAAACCACTGATTATTGGTTGGTCCATTAACCGCTTAGATGAAGCAAAAATCGGTGAGGAAATAGCTGAAATCGATTATTTTGGTGTTGGCCCAATTTTCTCGACCCAGTCAAAAGAAAATCCTTCCCCGACTCTAGGAATGGCGTTTATTCAAACCTTGAGAAACAAAGGTATAACCAAACCGCTTGTAGCGATTGGAGGGATAAAACTAGAACATGTGAAAACCTTACGGGAATATGGCGCTGATGGTATTGCTGTAATCACAGCCATCACTCAAGCAAATGATATAAAAGCAGTGACTCAAGCTTTAAAGGAAGAAAGTAATATAGTTAACTCATAA
- the thiD gene encoding bifunctional hydroxymethylpyrimidine kinase/phosphomethylpyrimidine kinase, which yields MSNIPQTLTIAGSDSGGGAGIQADLKTFQMQGVFGTSVITAVTAQNTLGVFDIHPIPLNTIQAQLEAVKNDFQIVSAKIGMLGTADIIECVADFLSHRPFGTLVVDPVMIAKGGAPLLQQQAVSALIKHLLPLADVITPNIPEAEALTGIKISDTASIQQAALDLQKQGAKNVIIKGGHSLNSQSQQCQDWILLQNGEHFVLESMRFDTPHTHGTGCTFSACLTAELAKGAPLKSAVKTAKDFITAAIAHPLNIGHGHGPTNHWAYSRL from the coding sequence ATGTCTAACATTCCGCAAACATTGACTATTGCAGGTTCAGACAGCGGCGGTGGAGCTGGAATTCAAGCAGATCTCAAAACCTTTCAAATGCAAGGTGTTTTTGGCACTTCAGTGATTACTGCAGTCACTGCTCAAAACACACTTGGCGTATTTGATATTCACCCAATTCCGCTGAACACGATTCAAGCACAACTGGAAGCAGTCAAAAATGACTTTCAGATTGTAAGTGCCAAAATTGGTATGCTTGGCACAGCAGATATTATTGAATGTGTTGCTGATTTTTTAAGTCATCGCCCATTTGGCACATTAGTGGTTGATCCTGTGATGATTGCGAAAGGTGGTGCGCCTTTATTGCAACAACAAGCAGTTTCCGCATTAATCAAACATTTATTACCACTAGCCGACGTGATTACACCTAATATTCCTGAAGCAGAAGCTTTAACAGGTATCAAAATTTCTGATACAGCTAGCATTCAACAAGCTGCGTTAGACTTGCAAAAACAAGGCGCAAAGAATGTGATTATTAAAGGCGGACATTCGCTCAATTCACAAAGCCAGCAATGCCAAGATTGGATCCTTTTACAAAATGGTGAGCATTTTGTTTTAGAAAGCATGCGTTTCGATACACCACATACTCACGGCACAGGATGTACTTTTTCAGCTTGCTTAACAGCAGAATTAGCCAAAGGCGCGCCATTAAAAAGTGCGGTGAAAACAGCTAAAGATTTTATCACTGCAGCCATCGCTCACCCATTGAATATTGGTCATGGGCATGGACCAACAAATCATTGGGCTTACAGTCGCCTTTAA
- the thiM gene encoding hydroxyethylthiazole kinase: MKAVYLSKIREQNPLIHNITNIVAANFSANGLLALGASPLMSANIEEMIELPKISQALVINIGTITGQERDAMLLAGKTANSIGIPVVLDPVGVGATSYRRETIRQLLAEVKFALIRGNAGELATIAGEDWQAKGVDAGQGKTNLQEVAQRVALRYDCTVLISGEVDIISDGQQTATVHNGTPLFPKVTASGCLLSAVCAAFLAVDEGKHFSATLEACAAYTIAGEIAAKNLTTQVGQFQIRLLDELAALTPDLIEQNTEVKYV, encoded by the coding sequence ATGAAAGCAGTTTATTTATCAAAAATTCGTGAACAAAATCCGTTGATTCATAATATTACCAATATTGTTGCGGCAAATTTTAGTGCCAATGGTCTACTTGCTTTGGGTGCATCACCGTTAATGTCAGCTAATATTGAAGAAATGATTGAATTGCCAAAAATCAGCCAAGCATTAGTCATCAATATCGGTACAATTACTGGACAAGAACGAGATGCTATGTTACTAGCCGGTAAAACAGCGAATTCAATAGGCATTCCTGTTGTACTTGATCCTGTTGGAGTGGGCGCTACTAGCTACCGACGCGAAACCATCCGCCAATTATTAGCGGAAGTGAAATTTGCCTTAATTCGAGGTAACGCTGGCGAACTTGCTACAATTGCAGGTGAAGACTGGCAAGCAAAAGGCGTGGATGCAGGGCAAGGCAAAACAAATCTACAAGAAGTCGCTCAACGTGTTGCACTACGCTATGACTGTACGGTGTTAATTAGTGGTGAGGTCGATATTATCAGCGATGGACAACAAACTGCCACAGTCCATAATGGTACGCCGCTATTTCCCAAAGTCACCGCATCAGGTTGTTTATTAAGTGCAGTCTGTGCAGCATTTTTAGCCGTTGATGAAGGTAAACATTTTTCAGCAACACTCGAAGCTTGTGCAGCTTACACCATTGCAGGAGAGATTGCGGCTAAAAACTTAACCACACAAGTTGGACAGTTCCAAATTCGCTTGCTTGATGAATTGGCGGCCTTAACACCTGATTTAATAGAACAAAATACGGAGGTGAAATATGTCTAA
- the tenA gene encoding thiaminase II translates to MINQLIQQAQPYWKQYVEHEFVQQLAKGTLPKACFQHYLKQDYIYLFHYSRAFALGVFKARNFAEMDMPRKTLDILCQEIQLHLDYCQQWEISELEIFQTPESAACISYTRYLLDCGMMGGLPELYAAVTPCALGYAQVACYITENYPKLPSNPYQAWIDAYSAPEYQQAAQETVDFLTVLCEPLNDSQIANIQQIFTTATRMEIGFWQMGLDLA, encoded by the coding sequence ATGATCAACCAACTCATTCAGCAAGCGCAACCTTATTGGAAGCAATATGTTGAGCATGAATTTGTGCAACAACTTGCAAAAGGCACCTTGCCAAAAGCTTGTTTTCAACACTATTTAAAACAAGATTACATCTATCTTTTCCATTACAGTCGTGCTTTTGCTTTGGGTGTGTTCAAGGCAAGAAATTTTGCCGAAATGGACATGCCGCGTAAAACACTCGACATTCTTTGCCAAGAAATCCAATTACATTTGGATTACTGCCAACAATGGGAAATAAGTGAACTGGAAATATTCCAAACACCAGAAAGTGCGGCATGTATTTCCTATACTCGTTACCTGCTTGATTGTGGAATGATGGGCGGCTTACCAGAGCTATATGCAGCTGTGACGCCTTGTGCTTTAGGTTACGCACAAGTCGCCTGCTACATCACAGAAAATTATCCAAAACTACCAAGCAATCCTTATCAAGCATGGATTGACGCATACTCGGCACCAGAATATCAACAAGCCGCACAAGAAACTGTTGATTTTCTTACCGTACTTTGTGAACCACTTAATGATTCTCAAATAGCTAATATCCAACAGATTTTTACCACAGCCACTCGAATGGAAATCGGATTTTGGCAAATGGGATTAGATTTAGCATAA